From a single Planococcus shenhongbingii genomic region:
- a CDS encoding sugar ABC transporter ATP-binding protein: protein MKKSEDAIEFTNISKFYPGVKALSSINFSIKWGTILGLAGENGSGKSTLLKLLTGIEKASEGEVRVRNEAITSIKNARRQKIAMVTQEPSLVEELSIAENVIVNENGKWFVNWKEKEKKTSFYLNKLGLDLDVKQKAGKLSPDQQQLVSIAKALATEPTILLLDEATSSLTDDQTELVFELLQEFRKNNNIVIFISHKLKEYLKICDEIIVLRDSQYITRLVPPHWTEETIISSMVGRELSDLYPAKKQAQHTSVMLSIKELEIKKSANKALDIDIRKGEIFVFSGLVGCGRSEILRALIGEMESSGHIDLAGKAYPCQSPVEALKRGVTLIPAERKSEGIIGHLSVYENAVLGVRSRKSLFGLVNKKKEEKVVEKIIADLGVKTSSVHTHIEHLSGGNQQKVILGRALSIAPQVLLLDEPTRGIDVGAKSEIYHLLRKLSDEGLTVIISSSDLQEVVGVADRVGVMFRGELKTILTNHEVTEENIMYYATGND from the coding sequence ATGAAAAAAAGCGAGGATGCAATCGAATTCACGAACATCTCCAAATTCTATCCGGGAGTCAAGGCGCTTTCAAGCATCAACTTTTCGATCAAGTGGGGGACCATCCTTGGGCTGGCAGGAGAAAACGGCTCAGGGAAGTCCACTCTCCTGAAACTTTTGACAGGCATTGAAAAAGCAAGTGAAGGCGAAGTCCGCGTCCGGAATGAGGCCATCACCTCCATCAAAAATGCACGCCGCCAGAAAATCGCCATGGTCACGCAAGAGCCTTCGTTGGTGGAGGAGTTGTCGATCGCCGAAAACGTCATCGTCAATGAGAACGGCAAGTGGTTTGTGAACTGGAAAGAAAAAGAAAAAAAGACTTCATTCTATCTGAATAAGCTCGGGCTGGACCTGGACGTCAAACAGAAAGCCGGGAAATTGTCCCCGGATCAGCAGCAATTGGTGTCCATCGCGAAGGCCTTGGCAACAGAGCCGACCATTCTGCTGTTGGATGAAGCGACCAGTTCCTTGACGGACGACCAGACCGAATTGGTATTCGAGCTGCTGCAGGAATTCAGGAAAAACAACAATATCGTCATCTTCATCTCACACAAATTGAAGGAATACTTAAAGATCTGCGACGAAATCATTGTGCTGCGGGATTCCCAGTATATAACCCGGCTTGTGCCGCCGCATTGGACAGAAGAAACCATCATCTCGTCGATGGTCGGGAGGGAATTGTCCGATCTTTACCCCGCGAAAAAGCAAGCGCAGCACACGAGCGTCATGCTGAGCATCAAAGAGCTGGAAATAAAAAAATCCGCCAACAAAGCGCTGGACATCGATATCAGAAAAGGGGAGATATTCGTCTTTTCGGGATTGGTGGGCTGCGGAAGAAGTGAAATCCTGCGGGCGCTGATCGGGGAAATGGAATCTTCCGGCCACATCGATCTGGCCGGAAAAGCTTATCCGTGCCAAAGTCCGGTAGAAGCATTGAAAAGGGGTGTCACCCTGATTCCGGCCGAAAGGAAATCCGAAGGTATCATCGGCCATCTGTCCGTTTATGAAAACGCGGTGCTCGGTGTCCGGTCCCGGAAGTCCCTGTTCGGATTGGTGAACAAGAAAAAAGAAGAGAAAGTCGTTGAGAAGATCATAGCGGATCTGGGCGTCAAAACTTCGTCCGTGCATACCCATATTGAACATCTGTCCGGAGGCAACCAGCAGAAAGTGATTCTGGGAAGAGCCTTATCGATTGCGCCGCAAGTGCTGCTGCTGGACGAACCGACACGCGGCATCGATGTCGGAGCCAAGTCGGAGATCTATCACCTGCTGCGAAAGCTTTCAGATGAAGGCCTGACGGTCATCATTTCCTCTTCCGATCTGCAAGAAGTGGTCGGAGTGGCAGACCGGGTCGGCGTCATGTTCAGAGGCGAACTGAAAACGATTTTAACCAACCATGAAGTTACCGAGGAAAATATCATGTACTACGCCACAGGTAACGATTAG
- a CDS encoding sugar ABC transporter substrate-binding protein has protein sequence MKNKSYLFIVTCMILMLILSACGSENAASGKDALKIGVSIPAGANNTVKNWYEAIKTSGEEQGFEVIGIDSQGDPSKQVGTIDNLLTQNVDALIVWPLDANTVQPALDRAIAKNIPVLGVDFNVAKGGDGYNLTSQVIFDRGASAAEAAKVFAETFNGQDVEVAGIGMAIPVPGNIFVMSKFKEETGKYDNLKWVEQQDNPTDNIAGAAPIMANILTKNPDVRAVFTYNDETAIGAAQAIKNANKTLYEEDPEKGIMIIGVNAEKSGIEAIEQGKVHATFNLNPIKAGVESVDFLNQHFNEGKKLEELPKEIVIPVPMVNKDTEDFVSWEEELNSISAD, from the coding sequence ATGAAGAATAAAAGTTATTTATTCATTGTCACCTGTATGATTCTGATGCTCATTCTGTCAGCCTGTGGATCCGAAAACGCTGCCTCAGGAAAAGACGCATTGAAAATAGGCGTCTCCATCCCGGCCGGTGCAAACAATACGGTAAAGAATTGGTACGAAGCGATTAAAACAAGTGGGGAAGAACAAGGATTTGAAGTGATTGGCATAGACAGCCAGGGAGATCCCAGCAAGCAAGTGGGAACCATTGATAATCTGCTGACACAGAACGTCGATGCGCTCATCGTCTGGCCGCTCGATGCCAATACCGTTCAGCCGGCGCTTGACCGCGCAATCGCTAAAAACATCCCGGTGCTTGGCGTGGATTTCAATGTGGCAAAAGGCGGGGATGGCTATAATCTGACAAGCCAGGTAATTTTTGACCGGGGAGCGTCTGCTGCAGAAGCGGCCAAAGTTTTTGCTGAAACCTTCAACGGGCAGGACGTGGAAGTTGCGGGAATCGGCATGGCCATTCCAGTGCCAGGGAACATCTTCGTCATGTCGAAGTTCAAAGAAGAAACAGGAAAATACGACAACCTGAAATGGGTGGAGCAGCAGGACAACCCGACCGATAATATTGCCGGGGCAGCTCCGATCATGGCCAATATCCTGACCAAGAATCCGGATGTACGGGCCGTTTTCACCTACAATGACGAAACCGCCATCGGAGCAGCGCAAGCCATCAAAAATGCCAATAAAACCTTATACGAAGAAGACCCGGAAAAAGGAATCATGATTATCGGCGTGAACGCTGAAAAAAGCGGAATCGAAGCGATTGAACAAGGGAAAGTCCATGCGACATTTAACTTGAATCCCATTAAAGCCGGCGTAGAATCGGTCGATTTCCTGAACCAGCATTTCAACGAAGGGAAAAAATTAGAAGAGCTTCCGAAAGAAATTGTGATTCCGGTTCCTATGGTCAATAAAGATACAGAAGACTTTGTTTCATGGGAAGAAGAGCTGAATTCAATATCAGCTGACTAA
- a CDS encoding hydantoinase B/oxoprolinase family protein, whose translation MDQILVSILSNRLKAIGRQMGVVIERSAHSPLLVEGRDFSLGIYDFQGNLIEQTEYIPILGYAASPGVKEVVKYFGEDVYEGDVFLHNDPFTGGNQNSDWKVLKPVFHNGECVAWTVITAHQADVGGAVPGSYNPNATDLWQEGLRITPLKIYEKGKLRYDVWDLVIGNVRLPIVGDDIHAMVGGCTVGERELKVLFEQYSKEVIYEAVEEIFNSTEKMAKKIIKGMPNGNYKASWKVRDDGHDHDAEMTIKVDIQVDDEHITFDFEGTSPQTKGYVNAPYPVTLSSVMITFFMLSEQEIAHNEAVQRCITLKVPEGTMLNPNYPAATGFGNHLSDQVCSVIMLALEEALPERVTAGWNTLLCAIVNGSDSRRQMPYVDILLNGTKGGSGGTYGTDGYDHIGLIASGGALAAQDPEMFEMVNPVFLTKYEYSQDSAGAGQWRGGLGVETTFTFLDDKGQASIFGDGATEDTRAPGILGGEQGSINTIELHYPNNETYVTHVKDLISDIPKNTVYKQLAGGGGGYGNPADRAVEKVAFDVRCGYVSEQVALEQYKVAFKDAGRGIVDTDQTEKLRQTV comes from the coding sequence ATGGATCAAATCCTAGTTTCAATACTGTCCAACCGTTTGAAAGCAATCGGGCGCCAAATGGGAGTTGTCATTGAACGAAGTGCGCATTCGCCTTTGCTTGTGGAGGGCCGTGACTTTTCATTAGGGATCTATGATTTCCAGGGGAATTTGATTGAGCAGACAGAATACATCCCGATTCTTGGATATGCAGCAAGTCCGGGCGTCAAGGAAGTCGTGAAATACTTCGGTGAGGACGTCTATGAAGGGGACGTTTTCCTCCACAACGATCCGTTTACCGGAGGCAACCAGAACTCCGATTGGAAAGTGCTGAAACCAGTTTTCCATAACGGGGAATGTGTGGCATGGACGGTCATCACAGCCCACCAGGCGGATGTAGGGGGAGCTGTTCCAGGCTCCTACAATCCCAATGCCACCGATTTATGGCAGGAAGGCTTGCGGATCACCCCTTTAAAAATCTATGAAAAAGGGAAGCTGCGGTACGATGTGTGGGATCTGGTCATCGGCAATGTCAGGCTGCCGATCGTCGGGGATGATATCCATGCCATGGTAGGCGGCTGTACGGTCGGTGAAAGAGAACTGAAAGTGCTGTTTGAACAATATTCAAAAGAAGTGATTTACGAGGCGGTTGAAGAAATCTTCAATTCCACCGAGAAGATGGCGAAAAAGATCATCAAAGGCATGCCGAACGGCAATTACAAGGCGTCATGGAAAGTCAGAGATGACGGCCATGACCATGATGCGGAAATGACCATCAAAGTCGACATCCAAGTGGACGATGAACACATTACGTTCGATTTTGAAGGGACTTCCCCTCAAACGAAAGGGTACGTCAATGCGCCGTATCCGGTAACGCTTTCTTCCGTAATGATCACGTTCTTCATGTTAAGCGAGCAGGAAATCGCCCACAACGAAGCCGTTCAAAGATGCATTACGCTGAAAGTCCCTGAAGGAACCATGCTGAACCCTAACTATCCTGCAGCGACAGGGTTCGGGAACCACTTGAGCGACCAGGTCTGCTCCGTGATCATGCTGGCATTAGAGGAAGCGCTTCCTGAACGGGTCACCGCAGGCTGGAATACCTTATTATGTGCCATTGTCAACGGCTCGGATTCCAGAAGACAGATGCCGTATGTGGATATTCTGCTGAACGGCACCAAAGGCGGAAGCGGCGGCACTTACGGAACGGACGGATACGACCATATCGGATTGATCGCTTCCGGCGGGGCCTTGGCTGCCCAAGACCCGGAAATGTTTGAAATGGTCAATCCGGTTTTCCTGACTAAATATGAATACAGCCAAGATTCTGCAGGAGCTGGCCAATGGCGCGGCGGTCTGGGAGTCGAAACAACTTTCACTTTCCTGGATGATAAAGGCCAAGCCAGTATTTTCGGGGATGGTGCAACAGAAGATACGAGAGCTCCCGGCATATTAGGCGGGGAGCAGGGAAGCATCAATACAATCGAACTGCATTACCCGAACAATGAAACATACGTTACCCACGTCAAAGATCTGATTTCCGACATCCCTAAAAACACCGTTTATAAACAATTGGCCGGCGGCGGAGGCGGCTACGGGAATCCGGCAGACCGCGCGGTTGAAAAAGTGGCATTTGATGTGAGATGCGGCTATGTATCGGAACAAGTGGCTCTGGAACAATATAAAGTTGCATTCAAAGATGCAGGGCGGGGCATTGTGGATACGGATCAAACAGAAAAACTGAGACAGACGGTCTGA
- a CDS encoding hydantoinase/oxoprolinase family protein: MSKFTMGIDVGGTFTDFLFLNSENDQQLIEKVLTTPHDPSEGVLNGIRNIAAKFNLTAQQLLEQTGLIVHGTTVTTNAVLTDKGAKTGLITTEGFRDVLQMRRGVRSKEHLYDNKYAAPKPLVPRHLIYGAKERTHLDGEVLTEVTKEDLKNAVELFKEEGISSVAICFMHSYANPQNEILAKKYVEELMPDAFVSISTDVASVVRLYNRVSTVAMNSYVGPILKNYIGHLVDKLRGLHFEGELLIMQSNGGVTNPLNVVEVPATTVLSGPAGGPVAGSVFAKTSGFNDAIVVDMGGTSFEASIIDKGEISIKKEGEVKRNLISLPMADIHTIGSGGGSIAWIDDGGLLKVGPQSATAVPGPACYDRGGELPTCSDADLVLGYLNPDYFLGGGISLNLEKARQAVSEHVAKPLGMSIEEAALGIYEISNLNMANGIKEATVLQGHDPRSFPLVVAGGAGPVHAAMIAKELDIKEIVVPKFSSVLCAVGMLASNLRHDYVKTYNKNWKAANMAEIMDVLSEDRTLGLKALLNEGVKEEESALVYGLDMRYLGQHYEVTIEIAEEDMAKENKAEVADKFHAEHERLFGFSLLNSDLEVMNIRLTCKGKQSEFKAQTIEEMAEHEKLQAKNKRKVFDPVTKQLLETDVYDGETMKAGAALQGPAIIELTTTTIVVPTGFNVHLNKHGNFIIRDSALALQAQEEEKVWIKS; encoded by the coding sequence ATGTCGAAATTTACAATGGGCATTGATGTTGGAGGCACTTTCACTGACTTTCTGTTTCTGAATTCCGAAAATGACCAGCAGTTGATTGAAAAGGTATTGACGACACCCCATGATCCATCGGAAGGCGTGCTGAACGGCATCCGCAATATTGCTGCGAAATTCAACTTGACAGCCCAGCAGCTATTGGAGCAGACCGGTTTGATCGTTCATGGAACGACCGTAACGACCAATGCGGTGTTGACTGACAAAGGAGCCAAAACCGGCTTGATCACAACGGAAGGGTTCAGGGATGTCCTGCAGATGCGCCGCGGCGTACGCAGCAAAGAGCATCTTTATGACAATAAATACGCGGCACCGAAGCCACTGGTCCCCCGGCACTTGATATACGGCGCAAAAGAACGGACCCATCTCGACGGGGAGGTGTTGACCGAAGTCACCAAAGAAGATTTAAAGAACGCCGTCGAGCTTTTCAAGGAAGAAGGGATTTCATCTGTCGCCATTTGCTTCATGCATTCCTACGCCAATCCCCAAAATGAAATTTTGGCGAAGAAATACGTAGAGGAATTGATGCCGGACGCGTTTGTATCCATTTCCACGGATGTGGCATCTGTTGTCCGGCTTTATAACCGAGTGAGTACGGTCGCGATGAATTCGTATGTCGGCCCTATCCTGAAAAATTACATCGGCCACCTTGTCGACAAACTGCGCGGCCTCCATTTCGAAGGCGAATTGCTGATCATGCAGTCCAACGGCGGCGTAACTAATCCATTAAACGTGGTGGAAGTCCCGGCGACAACTGTTTTATCAGGCCCGGCAGGAGGCCCGGTAGCAGGCAGTGTGTTTGCCAAAACGAGCGGGTTCAATGACGCTATCGTCGTTGATATGGGAGGGACTTCTTTTGAAGCTTCCATCATCGACAAAGGAGAAATAAGCATCAAAAAAGAGGGGGAAGTAAAACGAAACCTCATTTCCCTGCCGATGGCGGATATCCACACGATCGGCTCCGGCGGGGGAAGCATTGCCTGGATCGATGACGGCGGCTTATTAAAAGTCGGTCCGCAAAGCGCCACGGCAGTTCCGGGCCCGGCATGCTACGACCGCGGCGGTGAGCTGCCGACCTGTTCCGATGCCGACCTGGTACTGGGGTATCTGAATCCTGATTATTTCCTGGGAGGCGGCATTTCGCTGAACCTGGAAAAGGCACGGCAGGCCGTGTCCGAGCATGTGGCCAAACCGCTCGGGATGAGCATCGAAGAAGCGGCACTCGGGATTTACGAGATCTCCAATTTGAATATGGCGAACGGCATCAAGGAAGCGACGGTGCTGCAGGGCCATGATCCCCGTTCATTCCCGCTGGTGGTAGCGGGAGGCGCTGGTCCGGTGCATGCGGCGATGATTGCAAAAGAACTGGACATCAAGGAAATCGTCGTTCCAAAATTCTCTTCCGTGCTGTGTGCGGTAGGGATGCTTGCATCCAATTTGAGACATGACTATGTCAAGACCTACAACAAAAACTGGAAGGCTGCCAACATGGCCGAAATCATGGACGTGCTGAGTGAAGACCGGACGCTCGGGCTGAAAGCCTTGTTGAACGAAGGCGTCAAAGAAGAAGAAAGCGCATTGGTCTACGGGCTGGATATGCGGTACCTCGGCCAGCATTATGAAGTGACCATTGAAATAGCGGAAGAAGACATGGCCAAAGAAAATAAAGCGGAAGTCGCTGACAAATTCCATGCCGAACATGAAAGGCTGTTTGGCTTCAGCTTATTGAACAGCGACCTTGAAGTCATGAACATCCGCTTGACGTGCAAAGGCAAACAGTCGGAGTTCAAAGCCCAGACTATTGAAGAAATGGCAGAGCATGAAAAACTCCAAGCCAAAAACAAACGCAAGGTATTCGATCCGGTGACGAAACAATTGCTCGAAACCGATGTATACGACGGCGAAACCATGAAAGCGGGAGCGGCGCTTCAAGGGCCGGCAATCATCGAACTGACTACGACGACAATCGTCGTGCCGACCGGCTTCAATGTTCATCTGAACAAACACGGCAATTTCATCATCCGGGATTCAGCCCTTGCACTTCAAGCACAAGAGGAGGAAAAAGTATGGATCAAATCCTAG
- a CDS encoding M24 family metallopeptidase has protein sequence MTNKIMETYNEKNAVKYRWDQLDSLMETEKLDVVVVYGKGIITQYGFLYYFGGYYPILRPGFIIYAKGQEPIAYYTTRADRYLAEHMGFVKDSRFLGTGDVIHSEADLYQQIGELINSYEPKKVGVVGLESMMSSSQSSTLKSLLDAEVLDITKNIEKIKGIKSPDEQDGIRQSYSLALESFEEFKNAIKPGRTSAEIAADIEKIARAKGAIDTLIFVEEGPYFLRKPTSDKITNNSVVTAYVELIDENGYWVEKGGLFTVGEVSKEELELAQSCVNAMKEIQQTLKPGIPINTVAKIIHKHTENLDVNMGIWHGHGIGVDHDLPILTDTDTSLFEENMVISVHPNYSDKQEKYGVSIADVFIITEDGAESLSQSAYDIIKL, from the coding sequence ATGACGAATAAGATAATGGAAACGTACAATGAAAAAAACGCCGTAAAATATCGATGGGATCAGCTGGATTCATTAATGGAAACTGAAAAGCTGGATGTAGTCGTCGTCTACGGCAAAGGAATCATTACGCAATATGGCTTCCTTTATTATTTTGGAGGGTATTATCCAATCCTTCGGCCGGGTTTCATCATTTATGCGAAAGGGCAGGAGCCGATTGCTTATTACACGACAAGGGCAGACCGGTATTTAGCGGAGCACATGGGCTTTGTGAAGGATTCCCGCTTCCTTGGCACAGGAGACGTGATTCATTCGGAAGCTGATTTGTACCAGCAGATCGGGGAACTGATCAATTCGTATGAGCCGAAGAAAGTAGGAGTGGTCGGGCTTGAATCGATGATGAGCAGCAGCCAGAGTTCTACGCTGAAAAGCCTGTTAGATGCTGAAGTGCTGGATATAACCAAAAACATCGAGAAAATCAAAGGCATCAAATCTCCGGATGAGCAGGACGGGATCCGCCAATCTTATTCTTTGGCCCTTGAAAGCTTTGAAGAGTTTAAAAACGCGATCAAGCCCGGCAGAACCTCAGCGGAAATCGCTGCTGACATTGAAAAAATCGCACGTGCAAAAGGAGCCATCGACACGTTGATTTTTGTGGAAGAAGGGCCGTATTTCCTGAGAAAACCGACTTCTGACAAAATCACCAACAACTCAGTTGTAACAGCATACGTTGAATTGATTGATGAAAACGGTTACTGGGTGGAAAAAGGCGGGTTATTCACAGTAGGGGAAGTTTCAAAGGAAGAATTGGAACTGGCGCAATCCTGTGTCAACGCGATGAAAGAAATCCAGCAGACCTTGAAACCGGGAATTCCGATCAATACAGTAGCGAAAATCATCCACAAACATACTGAAAACCTGGACGTCAACATGGGCATCTGGCATGGCCATGGAATTGGCGTAGACCATGATTTGCCGATTTTAACGGATACCGATACAAGCCTGTTCGAAGAAAACATGGTCATTAGCGTGCATCCGAATTACTCGGACAAGCAAGAGAAATACGGAGTCAGTATTGCCGATGTATTTATCATCACTGAAGACGGAGCGGAATCACTCAGCCAAAGCGCGTACGATATCATCAAACTTTAA
- a CDS encoding FadR/GntR family transcriptional regulator, which yields MELFTKLKDFELQSVPLQIATAIQKQIYKQELKPGDRLPKQEELADFFAVSRPTIREALDLLMESQLIQRESPKSKSYVIANFHPDKALKSVQDIILLSLTFNTLTKWELFAIREMIEIPCAALAAKNRTEEDIRELELLLPGPEILTKSVPEIFEADARFHIKLAECTRNPLAKTLVESLVYAYFKLDIFISEVEKQSIIDGLPELFEAVKNGDEEEAKEKMTEHMEHFKYYHNK from the coding sequence ATGGAACTGTTCACTAAACTGAAAGATTTCGAGCTGCAGTCAGTGCCTTTACAGATTGCAACAGCCATTCAAAAACAAATATACAAGCAAGAGTTGAAACCCGGAGACCGTTTGCCGAAACAAGAAGAACTGGCGGATTTTTTCGCGGTGAGCAGGCCGACCATCCGGGAAGCGCTGGATTTGTTGATGGAATCCCAGTTAATCCAACGGGAATCGCCCAAATCGAAAAGTTATGTCATCGCTAATTTCCATCCCGATAAAGCCTTGAAAAGCGTGCAAGATATTATATTGCTATCTTTAACTTTTAATACATTAACGAAGTGGGAACTCTTTGCAATTAGAGAAATGATTGAAATTCCGTGTGCTGCTTTAGCGGCAAAAAACAGAACCGAGGAAGATATCAGGGAGTTGGAGCTGCTGCTGCCTGGTCCAGAAATCCTGACAAAGAGCGTCCCTGAAATTTTCGAGGCAGATGCCAGGTTCCATATCAAGCTGGCGGAATGCACCCGCAATCCCTTAGCGAAGACTTTAGTAGAGTCTTTAGTGTATGCCTATTTCAAATTGGATATTTTCATTAGCGAGGTTGAGAAGCAGTCTATAATAGATGGCTTGCCGGAACTTTTCGAAGCCGTGAAAAATGGAGATGAGGAAGAGGCAAAAGAGAAAATGACGGAGCATATGGAACATTTCAAGTACTACCATAATAAATGA
- the larC gene encoding nickel pincer cofactor biosynthesis protein LarC produces MKLLYLDCQSGISGDMTLSALIDLGADIGYISGHLKKLPIDPFTLNVKQVDKRGISAKLLDLQFQEAEHSHAHSHADDHSAGHSQEHSHSHTHHHEHSHSHSHSGHEHAHDDGHHSHSHRKASAILGMIESSELPPRVKQRSLAVFQTIAEAEGKIHGMDPQEVHFHEVGAMDSIIDIIGVCLALENLGIDRIAASPVPTGHGKIMIAHGLYPIPAPATAEILKGVPLADFHVRGELTTPTGAAFLKALADDYGHLPALAIDNIGYGAGKKNFEHPNVLRAVLFNEETMAAREKISVLECQLDDSTGETLGYVMERLLGAGALDVYYTPVAMKKSRPGTLITVLAKPENAFVLEDILLRETSTFGVRKTDWTRRILDREFKIVATAFGSITVKVGRIEGEIIKMSPEFEEVKKAAAAHKVPLRDVFLAVQQAAGTHVETLDNVRY; encoded by the coding sequence ATGAAACTTCTGTATCTTGACTGCCAATCTGGCATCTCCGGAGACATGACGCTGTCGGCGCTCATCGATCTCGGAGCTGACATCGGCTACATCAGTGGACACTTGAAAAAACTGCCGATCGACCCGTTCACGCTGAATGTCAAGCAAGTCGACAAGCGCGGCATTTCAGCGAAATTGCTGGATCTGCAGTTCCAGGAAGCGGAACACAGCCATGCGCATTCACACGCTGACGATCATTCAGCTGGACATAGCCAAGAGCATTCGCATAGCCATACGCATCATCATGAGCATTCGCACAGCCACAGCCATTCCGGCCACGAGCATGCGCATGACGACGGCCATCATTCCCATTCGCACCGGAAAGCATCGGCCATCCTCGGCATGATCGAAAGCAGCGAACTGCCGCCGCGCGTCAAACAAAGGAGCCTCGCTGTGTTCCAGACCATCGCCGAAGCGGAAGGGAAAATACACGGTATGGATCCGCAAGAAGTGCATTTCCATGAAGTGGGCGCAATGGATTCCATCATCGACATCATCGGCGTGTGCCTGGCGCTTGAAAACCTCGGCATCGACCGCATCGCGGCATCGCCGGTGCCGACCGGCCACGGCAAAATCATGATTGCCCATGGGCTGTATCCAATTCCGGCGCCGGCGACCGCCGAAATCCTGAAAGGCGTGCCGCTCGCCGATTTCCACGTGCGCGGCGAATTGACCACCCCGACCGGAGCGGCTTTTCTGAAAGCGCTGGCGGACGATTATGGCCACTTGCCGGCACTGGCCATCGACAACATCGGCTATGGAGCGGGAAAAAAGAACTTCGAGCACCCGAATGTCCTGCGCGCCGTGCTGTTCAATGAAGAAACCATGGCTGCCCGCGAGAAAATCTCGGTACTTGAATGCCAGCTCGATGATTCGACAGGAGAGACGCTCGGCTACGTCATGGAAAGGCTGCTTGGCGCCGGCGCACTGGACGTCTACTACACGCCGGTCGCCATGAAGAAAAGCCGGCCGGGGACACTGATTACGGTCCTGGCGAAACCGGAAAATGCGTTTGTCCTGGAAGATATCCTGCTGCGTGAAACGAGCACGTTCGGCGTCCGCAAAACTGATTGGACCCGGCGCATCCTGGACCGGGAATTCAAAATCGTCGCCACGGCTTTCGGCAGCATCACCGTCAAAGTGGGCAGGATCGAAGGGGAAATCATCAAGATGTCGCCCGAATTCGAAGAGGTGAAAAAAGCGGCGGCTGCGCATAAGGTGCCGCTTCGGGATGTCTTCCTGGCAGTCCAACAGGCGGCTGGCACCCACGTCGAAACTCTGGATAATGTGAGGTACTGA
- the larB gene encoding nickel pincer cofactor biosynthesis protein LarB — protein sequence MENFEDLGFSKVDYDREQRQGFPEVVYGEGKAVEHIEAIMGKLIERHGKVMVTRVAKEKAEMLLKRFPEAVYDSTSRILLYGKPVLNFGGGVLVLAAGTSDLFVAEEAAITAEWMGCSVKRIYDVGVAGIDRLLAYRDEITKASVLIVVAGMEGALPSVVGGLVQRPVIAVPTSVGYGVHLEGITPLLAMMSSCASGMSVVNIDNGFGAAYQAAMILKLATEGVHHETSVS from the coding sequence ATGGAGAACTTTGAAGATTTGGGATTCAGTAAAGTGGATTATGACCGGGAGCAGCGGCAGGGCTTTCCGGAAGTTGTTTACGGTGAAGGGAAAGCGGTCGAGCATATTGAGGCAATCATGGGCAAATTGATTGAACGGCACGGCAAAGTCATGGTGACGCGGGTCGCCAAGGAAAAAGCGGAGATGCTGCTGAAGCGCTTTCCGGAAGCGGTATATGACAGCACATCGCGCATCCTCCTATACGGCAAGCCCGTCCTGAATTTCGGAGGGGGAGTGCTGGTGCTGGCAGCCGGAACGTCCGATCTGTTCGTCGCGGAAGAAGCGGCGATCACGGCCGAATGGATGGGCTGCAGCGTCAAGCGGATCTATGACGTCGGCGTCGCCGGCATCGACCGCTTGCTCGCCTACAGGGACGAAATCACCAAAGCGAGTGTCCTCATCGTGGTGGCCGGCATGGAAGGCGCCTTGCCAAGCGTCGTCGGCGGACTCGTCCAGCGGCCGGTCATTGCCGTCCCGACATCCGTGGGCTACGGCGTGCATCTGGAAGGCATCACGCCGCTGCTGGCAATGATGAGCTCCTGTGCATCCGGCATGAGCGTCGTCAATATCGACAACGGCTTCGGGGCAGCTTACCAGGCCGCCATGATCCTGAAACTGGCAACCGAGGGGGTCCACCATGAAACTTCTGTATCTTGA